A genomic region of Capra hircus breed San Clemente chromosome 19, ASM170441v1, whole genome shotgun sequence contains the following coding sequences:
- the IGFBP4 gene encoding insulin-like growth factor-binding protein 4 precursor produces the protein MLSLCLVAALLLAAGPGPSLGDEAIHCPPCSEEKLARCRPPVGCEELVREPGCGCCATCALGKGMPCGVYTPRCGSGLRCYPPRGVEKPLHTLVHGQGVCMELAEIEAIQESLQPSDKDEGDHPNNSFSPCSAHDRKCLQKHLAKIRDRSTSGGKMKVIGAPREEVRPVPQGSCQSELHRALERLAASQSRTHEDLYIIPIPNCDRNGNFHPKQCHPALDGQRGKCWCVDRKTGVKLPGGLEPKGELDCHQLADSFRE, from the exons ATGCTGTCCCTCTGCCTCGTGGCCGCGCTGCTGCTGGCCGCTGGGCCCGGGCCGAGCCTGGGCGACGAAGCCATCCACTGCCCGCCCTGCTCCGAGGAGAAGCTGGCGCGCTGCCGCCCCCCCGTGGGCTGCGAGGAGCTGGTGCGAGAGCCGGGCTGCGGCTGTTGCGCCACTTGCGCCCTGGGCAAGGGGATGCCCTGTGGGGTGTACACCCCCCGCTGCGGCTCCGGCCTGCGCTGCTACCCGCCCCGAGGCGTGGAGAAGCCCCTGCACACGCTGGTGCACGGACAAGGCGTGTGCATGGAGCTGGCAGAGATCGAGGCCATCCAGGAAAGCCTGCAGCCCTCTG ACAAGGATGAGGGTGACCACCCCAACAACAGCTTCAGCCCCTGCAGCGCCCACGACCGCAAGTGCCTGCAGAAGCACTTGGCCAAAATTCGAGACCGGAGCACCAGTGGGGGCAAGATGAAGGTCATCGGGGCGCCCCGAGAGGAAGTCCGGCCTGTG ccccagggctCCTGCCAGAGTGAGCTGCACCGGGCGCTGGAGCGGCTGGCCGCCTCACAGAGCCGCACCCACGAAGACCTTTACATCATTCCCATCCCCAACTGCGACCGCAATGGCAACTTCCACCCCAAGCAG TGCCACCCGGCCCTGGATGGGCAGCGCGGCAAGTGCTGGTGTGTGGACCGGAAGACGGGAGTGAAGCTTCCGGGGGGCCTGGAGCCGAAGGGGGAGCTGGACTGCCACCAGTTGGCTGACAGCTTCCGAGAGTGA